One stretch of Procambarus clarkii isolate CNS0578487 chromosome 35, FALCON_Pclarkii_2.0, whole genome shotgun sequence DNA includes these proteins:
- the LOC138371327 gene encoding uncharacterized protein has protein sequence MDCLLSLEHRIMDTYRRRRVLLAAFFDIKSAFDSASHSAVLQSLARLGLSGPVLRWFQNYLQGHSFKVAVGGVVSTSRPVSRGVPQGAILSPLLFSILLSDLHVFRGVQVLAYADDVTLVADGDTLLEAQGSLQNAVTVFSAIVLGKGLSINPVKSCVMSFTWTRLPDQPVVTLGGCRLPIATEHRWLGVVLDSPRLTWRHHVDYLRASCLRRVNIMKRVSGAAWGASRESLLALYKAFIRSKIMYASEVYGSAAASVLARLDPIQNGALRSTLGAMPSSPVLSLHAESGLWPLSFQRLLAHCRQLQRIVRLPATHPLTRLQLEANWWNVPAGHSRRRQLPFVVRAFDAYSQFSLPVPVLTPGPIISPVPPWAEEIIRVSVDFSKPPRRKRDLEGLAPLFFADLRASLYSGYLEVYTDGSRKDQPPSTSAAAYFAPFSFCQMWKLSPAHSCLAGELFAILLALQLLRQVLGPSAVVFYVDSITALHLISSRRPRVHRHTVSQIRGELLSYSVTPGWSIYLQWVPSHVGIKGNEVADAAAGMAHALHDSTNVTLDLSEILPQLRAACLASWEAMMEPALRSSSLAGLREDSSPRPWTRHHSRLFDTAITRLRIGHTCLAAHLHRLRLVDSPYCQWCLTQEDTVEHLLLHCPRFHSARVRLQSSIRSVFMKDKTEAVVAQLWERPPRPRRPEFHPKT, from the exons ATGGACTGCCTCCTCTCCTTGGAACATCGAATAATGGACACTTATCGCCGGAGAAGAGTACTCCTTGCAGCATTCTTCGATATCAAGAGTGCATTTGACTCTGCTTCTCATTCTGCTGTCCTTCAGAGTCTGGCTCGACTAGGTCTCTCGGGTCCGGTGTTAAGGTGGTTCCAAAACTATCTACAGGGCCACTCATTCAAAGTGGCGGTTGGTGGAGTCGTCTCTACGTCCCGCCCTGTCTCGCGTGGTGTCCCTCAGGGAGCGATTCTGAGCCCACTACTATTCTCTATTCTTCTGTCTGATCTCCATGTATTCCGGGGGGTCCAGGTTTTAGCCTATGCCGATGATGTAACCCTCGTGGCGGATGGTGACACTCTCCTAGAGGCACAAGGCTCCCTGCAAAATGCCGTGACTGTGTTCTCAGCAATTGTGCTGGGGAAGGGGCTCTCCATTAACCCTGTGAAAAGTTGCGTCATGAGCTTCACCTGGACCCGCTTACCAGACCAGCCAGTGGTGACCCTCGGGGGCTGTCGTCTCCCGATCGCTACCGAACACAGGTGGCTGGGGGTCGTTCTAGATAGCCCTCGGCTGACGTGGAGGCACCATGTCGACTaccttcgggcctcatgccttcGTCGCGTGAACATCATGAAACGGGTTTCTGGTGCGGCTTGGGGGGCTTCACGGGAGTCGCTCCTAGCTCTCTACAAGGCCTTCATTCGTAGCAAGATCATGTATGCGAGTGAAGTCTATGGCTCAGCAGCAGCATCTGTCTTGGCAAGGCTGGATCCCATTCAAAATGGTGCCCTTCGCTCAACGTTAGGAGCTATGCCCTCCTCGCCAGTTCTTTCTCTCCATGCCGAGTCGGGGCTATGGCCCCTGAGCTTTCAACGTCTTCTCGCCCACTGCCGCCAACTTCAACGGATAGTGCGTCTCCCTGCTACCCATCCACTTACTCGCCTCCAGCTCGAGGCTAACTGGTGGAATGTGCCGGCTGGACACTCCAGACGCCGTCAGTTGCCTTTCGTTGTCCGGGCCTTCGATGCATATTCACAGTTTTCCCTTCCCGTCCCTGTACTCACCCCTGGCCCGATCATCTCACCGGTGCCTCCGTGGGCAGAAGAGATCATTCGAGTTTCTGTCGACTTTTCCAAGCCTCCTCGTCGGAAGAGAGATTTAGAGGGTTTGGCCCCTTTATTTTTTGCCGACCTACGAGCCTCCTTATACTCTGGATACTTAGAGGTTTACACAGATGGGTCCCGCAAAGATCAGCCACCATCTACATCTGCGGCAGCATACTTTGCTCCTTTTTCTTTCTGTCAGATGTGGAAACTCTCCCCTGCTCACTCGTGCCTGGCCGGGGAATTGTTTGCAATCTTACTAGCCCTACAACTCCTTCGACAAGTTTTAGGGCCCTCTGCAGTGGTTTTCTACGTGGACTCAATCACAGCACTACATCTGATATCATCTCGGCGTCCACGAGTCCATCGTCATACTGTGTCACAGATCCGTGGAGAACTGCTGTCATACTCTGTTACTCCAGGTTGGTCCATCTATCTCCAATGGGTTCCGTCACATGTCGGTATTAAAGGCAATGAGGTAGCCGACGCAGCAGCAGGGATGGCGCATGCTCTCCATGACTCTACAAATGTGACTCTAGACCTTTCCGAAATTCTCCCGCAACTCCGGGCGGCTTGCCTCGCGAGTTGGGAGGCAATGATGGAGCCAGCACTCAGGTCCTCCTCTTTGGCGGGTCTACGGGAGGATTCCTCCCCGCGTCCATGGACTCGTCATCATTCTCGACTCTTCGACACTGCCATCACTCGTCTCCGGATTGGGCACACTTGCCTGGCCGCACATCTCCATCGTCTACGGCTGGTAGATTCCCCATATTGCCAGTGGTGTCTGACCCAGGAGGATACAGTGGAGCACCTTCTACTTCACTGCCCTCGATTTCATAGCgctcgcgtcagactacagagttcc ataagatctgtgtttatGAAAGATAAAACAGAAGctgtcgtagcccagctgtgggagcgtcctccgcggcctcgcagaccGGAGTTCCACCCAAAGACTTAA